AACTGAAAAGGAAGTGAAGGAAACCGTCAAGGAAGCTGAAAAGAAGTAAGCTCCCTGGACTTGGCTTCATCCGCCATCACGCCTGCGTGAGCCGGGTGAAGTGACCTCCGCCAAGGGCGAAGATCGGGCTGCATTCCTGGCAACAGGCGGCGCTGATTTTCGCCCTTGGCCTTTTTGTTTTGATGATGAACCGCCTCCCGAAATCTGGGATGCGGCCTCTTGCAACCTTGGGCTTGAGTCGTCCTGCGGATGTAGAGTGCAGCAGCGACTCCAGAACTGATCAGGGTTTAAAAACCGACAGGGAGCAGCGTGGCCCTAGCCCCCGCTCGCGGGATCGCTCCAGCGGATGTTTCGCCGCAGGCCGACGACGTGGAAATGCGCGTCGGAATCCTGGAGGTAGCCCTGCGCATCCACCCGCATGCCCTCGCCCTCCAGCCGCTGCCGCTGCGTGGCCGCCAGGCTGGCCTCCATGTTCGGGCTGATGCGTGCATCCGCGCTCAGCACCCGGTGCCACGGCAGCCTCTGGGACTCCTCGGGCGTCAGCCGACTCATGACCGAGGCCACGTGCAGCGCCGCCACATTCATGTGCACGGCCAGGGAGCCATAGGTCGTGAACTTCCCCGCCGGGATGAGCCCGACGAGCCGGATCACCTCCGCCCGGATGCGGGTGCCCGCGATGGATTTGGGTTTCGGCATTGCCCCCCACCCATGAACGCCCCCCGGCCCGCAGGCAAAGAAAAGATGCCCTGGAAAGGGTAAGGGCGGGCTTGAGGGCTGTTTCGCTGAAGAGTAGCCCGCTCAGTCCCTGAGCGGAAAGCAGCCTCGAAGCCCCAAGTAGGCCTTTTTCCAGGCTCATCGCGCCGATGGCACCCTGCGCGTGCATCTTCAGTTAGGCGTAGGTCTGTGCCCCTTCGGCACTGCTATCCGCTCAGGGACTGAGCGGGCTACCTTTTGAGCGGTCGGCAGCCGTGATGACCCTGGCAGCCCTTTTCCAGGATCATTGCGCGATGGCACCCTGTGTGTGCATCTTCGGTTAGGCGCAGGTCGGTGACCCTTCGGCACGGCTATCCGCTCAGGGACTGAGCGGGCTACCTTTTGAATCGGCTACCTTTTGAGCGAGCCAGCTTCTCGATCAGGCGACTTTTTGAGCGGGCTTTATTTCCTGATTCCTCGATTCCATTTCGTTTTCCTGACCCAGGCAAAATGGAATCGAGAAACGAGGGCGGCGGCACGTGGGCAGAAAGGTGCGACAATGACACGACAGGGTG
This genomic interval from Prosthecobacter algae contains the following:
- a CDS encoding MGMT family protein is translated as MPKPKSIAGTRIRAEVIRLVGLIPAGKFTTYGSLAVHMNVAALHVASVMSRLTPEESQRLPWHRVLSADARISPNMEASLAATQRQRLEGEGMRVDAQGYLQDSDAHFHVVGLRRNIRWSDPASGG